From the Solirubrobacterales bacterium genome, the window GCCACAGAAACACACGGCCGATGACGTAGAGCCACACGTGAGCTCGCGAACAGGCAAAGGTGAAAGGGTGCGGTAAGAGCGCACCGGCGTCGTGGTGACACGGCGGCCAGGTAAACCCCGTCCGGTGCAAGGCCAAACAGGATCGTCGACCCGGCCCGGCGAGATCCAGGTAGGTCGCAGGACAGCCGCAAAGGCTGCCCGCCGGTCAGATCAACCGGTGAGACAGATGGTCGTCCCCGACAGGATCCGGCTTACAGGCCCGCTAAGGAGAAGGCCCCGCAGAGATGCGGGGCCTTTTCTACTGCCTCAAGCGGTGGCAATAGTGCGAAAGACACCGATTACCTTGCCGATCACCTGGGCGTCTGTGCTGCGAATCGGCTCCATGCTCTCGTTCTCGGGTTGCAGCCGGATGTGATCGGCCTCCCGGAAGAAGCGTTTGACGGTGGCGTCCTCCTCGTCCAGCATTGCGACCACGATCTCGCCGTCACGGGCCTCGGGCGCCGGGCGCACCACCACGAAGTCACCATCGACGATCCCGGCGTTCTTCATGCTTTCGCCGTTCACCTCGAGGATGTAGTCGCCGTCCCGGCCACCGATCATCGCCGGCACATCCACGTAATCCTCGATGTTCTCATCGGCCAGCATGCCGGAACCGGCTGAAACCCGGCCGAGCAGCGGCAGCCCGGACGGGGCAGCAGCGGAGGCGACCGCGCCAACGGCACCGCGCGCGGCCTCCCCCGCCCCCCGGGCAGTCTCCTTTGCGGCCTCGCCGGCACCCCTGGCCTTCTCGACCAACATCTCGATCGCCCTCGGCTTGGACGGATCGCGGCGCAGAACCCCGGCCTTCTCCAGGTTGGCCAGATGGACGTGCACGGTTGACGAGGAATGAAGCCCGACCGCCTTGCCGATCTCCCGCACGGTCGGGGGGTAGCCCGTCTTGTCGGCGTACTTGCCGATGAAGTCGAAGATTTCTCGCTGCCTTTTGGTCAGGTCAACCATGTGGCTCCTTTGATGGACGCTGCCGCCCTTGTTCGCCAATCCGGCCGGTCGCCCTGCCGGGCACCCGAACCTGTGTTCGTACTGTAACCGCCCGCACGGACAGATGTTCGCCCCGCGCCATGACCGCAGGATTCCCGCCAGACTCCCCGCGTTCCCGCCTCCGTCCAGCCGCCGGTCGAGACCTGAAACCGGACCGGGGGATCACCGCACCGGCCCTGACCTTTCCGTAGAATCAGCGAACCCTCGTGCGGCTGTGGCGGAATTGGTAGACGCGCAAGCTTGAGGGGCTTGTGTCCGCAAGGACGTGGAGGTTCGACTCCTCTCAGCCGCACTCCGCTGTACCTTTCGGCGCGATTCTGGGGTGTCCCAGCGGCCGGCAAGCCGGGAGTTCCGCTGGGACACCCCACAATCACGCCAATCCACAGCTCCGTTTCAGTAGGCCGGCTTCGCCGGGAGTTCCGCCGGGACCCACCACACCACCCGTCCTCACAGCTCCGTGTTGACAGGCCGGCTTCGCCGGGAGTTCCGTCAGGACCTCGCCCGGCCCGGCTCCACAGCCAGGTCTTTCAACGAGGCCCGTTCTCGGACCAGCAGTTCAGGTTGCCTCTCGGAAACCACAGGACCCGGGATCACCCATGATAAAATCGGCCGATGCCGGAGCAATCCGACAAGCGCCGCAACACCGTCCGGCAGGCGATCGCCAACGAGCGTCTCGAGGGCCTGAAAGTGTCCGGCGAGTCGCGGAAGATCGCCGAGAACTACATCGTCGGCAAGGCCGACGCCAAACAGACCGCAAAACAGATTCGGGCACGATACGGGGTCGAGTAGTTGGGGATCGTTGATCCCTACATCGACGAAGAAACCGGCGAGCTACGAAACCTGCTTGGCACGAAGACCGCCACCGAGTTCAGGCTGCTCGAACCACAACTTGTTTTCGCCAACGAGCTTGAGCTCGACGCCGCGGACATACCTCGGAGCAACGATCTGATCGAGGTCCGCGCCATCCATCAACACCTGTTTCGCAACGTGTACGACTGGGCTGGAGAAATCCGAGTGGTCGATATCAAGAAGAACGATGAGAAATCCGAGTTCTTCCTGCCCTCCACCCGGATAACCGAGGCATCAGACTTCGTGTTTTCCCGACTCGCAAACGAAAATTTCCTGAAGGGTCTGCCACCCGACCTCTGGGTCAAACGGCTGGCCTACTTCTACGACCAGCTGAACTACATCCACCCCTTCCGGGAAGGCAATGGCCGTACCCAGAGAGTCTTCTGGTCTCGGGTCGCAGCGGACGCCGACCACGCCATCGACTGGGCCGACGCCACCGGCGACGAGAATGATCGAGCCTCGCGGATCGCTGCCGAGCAACTCGACCTGACTGCCCTGGAAGCGATGTTCACTCGCATCGTGCGGCCCTGACCACAAAACGATGTCCGCGAGGACGAGGAGGTTCGACTCCT encodes:
- the lexA gene encoding transcriptional repressor LexA, translating into MVDLTKRQREIFDFIGKYADKTGYPPTVREIGKAVGLHSSSTVHVHLANLEKAGVLRRDPSKPRAIEMLVEKARGAGEAAKETARGAGEAARGAVGAVASAAAPSGLPLLGRVSAGSGMLADENIEDYVDVPAMIGGRDGDYILEVNGESMKNAGIVDGDFVVVRPAPEARDGEIVVAMLDEEDATVKRFFREADHIRLQPENESMEPIRSTDAQVIGKVIGVFRTIATA
- a CDS encoding antitoxin VbhA family protein, whose amino-acid sequence is MPEQSDKRRNTVRQAIANERLEGLKVSGESRKIAENYIVGKADAKQTAKQIRARYGVE
- a CDS encoding Fic family protein, which encodes MGIVDPYIDEETGELRNLLGTKTATEFRLLEPQLVFANELELDAADIPRSNDLIEVRAIHQHLFRNVYDWAGEIRVVDIKKNDEKSEFFLPSTRITEASDFVFSRLANENFLKGLPPDLWVKRLAYFYDQLNYIHPFREGNGRTQRVFWSRVAADADHAIDWADATGDENDRASRIAAEQLDLTALEAMFTRIVRP